The proteins below come from a single Felis catus isolate Fca126 chromosome A1, F.catus_Fca126_mat1.0, whole genome shotgun sequence genomic window:
- the LOC111556195 gene encoding olfactory receptor 10 gives METANESTGGDFILVGFSEWPKLELILSFFVLMFYTITLVGNVAIILLSILDAGLHTPMYFFLRNLSVLDLCFTTSIVPQMLVNMWGGNKKISYAGCMVQYWVALALGSTECVLLAVMAVDRYVAVCWPLHYTSITHPRLCHLLAAASWSSGFANSFLQSSMAMVLPLCGNRRVDHFFCELLIIVKLSCVDTGPTESKMFIARLIILGMPVSIILTTYVCIARAVVKMRSAEGRKKAFRTCASHLMVVSLFYGTIMFLYLQPKDNYSQDQSKALAVLYMILAPTLNPLVYTLRNKDVKKAVRSLMGTEQV, from the coding sequence TTAGTGGGCTTCTCTGAGTGGCCCAAGTTAGAGCTGatcctctctttctttgtcctgATGTTCTACACCATAACTCTTGTGGGCAACGTGGCCATAATCCTACTTTCTATCCTGGATGCTGGACTTCATacacccatgtacttcttcctcagaAACCTCTCTGTGCTTGACCTCTGCTTCACCACCAGCATTGTGCCCCAGATGCTGGTGAACATGTGGGGAGGTAACAAAAAGATCAGCTATGCTGGCTGCATGGTCCAGTACTGGGTGGCCTTGGCACTTGGCTCCACAGAGTGTGTGCTCCTTGCGGTGATGGCAGTTGATCGCTATGTTGCAGTTTGCTGGCCTCTACACTATACCTCCATCACGCACCCCAGGCTGTGCCACCTCCTGGCAGCAGCTTCCTGGTCCTCTGGTTTTGCTAACTCCTTTCTCCAGTCCTCAATGGCCATGGTGCTGCCTCTATGTGGAAACCGGCGTGTGGACCATTTCTTCTGTGAACTATTGATCATTGTTAAACTCTCCTGCGTTGATACTGGCCCGACAGAATCTAAAATGTTTATTGCCCGGCTAATCATCCTAGGCATGCCTGTCTCCATCATCCTGACCACTTACGTGTGCATCGCCAGGGCAGTAGTAAAAATGCGCtcagcagagggaaggaaaaaggcctTTAGGACCTGTGCCTCCCACCTAATGGTAGTCTCACTCTTCTATGGGACCATTATGTTTTTGTATCTGCAGCCCAAGGACAACTACTCCCAGGACCAGAGCAAAGCACTGGCAGTGCTTTACATGATTCTTGCGCCCACACTCAACCCTCTGGTCTACACACTGAGGaataaggatgtgaagaaagcaGTCAGGAGCTTGATGGGGACAGAGCAGGTATAG